The Sesamum indicum cultivar Zhongzhi No. 13 linkage group LG2, S_indicum_v1.0, whole genome shotgun sequence genome contains a region encoding:
- the LOC105156310 gene encoding gibberellin 2-beta-dioxygenase 8-like: MVLVESCTPPLARDYIKILQQCPKKTTYESARVCETSEALPLIDLRRLMGDDEGERAKSALEIVRASSEWGFFQVVNHGVSSKLLNRMRREQVELFNAPFSRKSTCGLLNNSYRWGTPTATSPDNFSWSEAFHVPLTKVSDPTCYGEFSSLREVLVEYAAAMQKVARMLAGVLTSNLGQSIEVFEEMIGCDESTCYLRLNRYPTCPLSAEIHGLVPHTDSDFLTILHQDQVGGLQLMKDNKWIAVKPNKDALIVNIGDLFQAWSNDVYKSVEHRVMANAKRERFSVAYFLCPSHHSLIGSCKQPSLYTNFTFADYRNKVQHDSKLHGRKLGLSRFRR; the protein is encoded by the exons ATGGTTCTTGTCGAGTCTTGTACTCCACCTTTAGCTAGGGACTACATCAAAATCCTACAACAATGTCCCAAAAAGACCACATATGAGAGCGCAAGAGTGTGTGAAACATCTGAGGCGCTACCGTTGATAGACTTGAGACGTCTAATGGGAGACGATGAAGGTGAGAGGGCTAAATCTGCTTTAGAGATCGTTCGAGCTTCATCAGAGTGGGGATTCTTTCAGGTAGTGAATCATGGGGTTAGTTCGAAGCTGCTCAACCGGATGAGGAGAGAGCAAGTTGAGTTGTTCAATGCACCGTTCTCGAGGAAATCCACCTGTGGGCTTCTGAACAACTCGTACCGGTGGGGAACTCCTACCGCCACTTCTCCGGATAACTTTTCTTGGTCGGAAGCGTTTCACGTGCCCCTCACAAAGGTCTCGGACCCGACGTGCTATGGGGAGTTTTCCTCTTTAAG GGAAGTGCTGGTGGAATACGCAGCGGCAATGCAGAAAGTGGCAAGAATGCTGGCTGGAGTGCTGACATCAAATTTAGGTCAAAGTATAGAAGTATTCGAGGAGATGATTGGTTGTGATGAGAGTACATGTTATCTTCGGTTGAACCGTTACCCGACTTGTCCGTTGTCAGCAGAAATACATGGACTGGTGCCCCACACGGACAGTGATTTTCTTACAATTCTTCACCAAGACCAAGTTGGGGGACTTCAACTCATGAAAGACAACAAATGGATTGCTGTCAAACCCAACAAAGATGCACTCATTGTCAACATTGGTGATCTTTTTCAG GCTTGGAGCAATGATGTGTACAAGAGCGTAGAGCATAGAGTGATGGCGAATGCGAAAAGGGAAAGATTCTCAGTGGCCTATTTCCTCTGCCCTTCACACCATTCTTTGATTGGGAGCTGCAAACAGCCTTCTCTCTACACAAATTTTACCTTTGCAGACTACAGAAATAAAGTCCAACACGACTCCAAACTACACGGACGCAAACTCGGCCTTTCAAGATTTCGACGATGA
- the LOC105156147 gene encoding protein indeterminate-domain 5, chloroplastic-like (The sequence of the model RefSeq protein was modified relative to this genomic sequence to represent the inferred CDS: added 134 bases not found in genome assembly) translates to MAASSSSAFLAMRDENENQLHQQQQQLISSAPASQPQAASASSSIKKRRNQPGNPNPDAEVIALSPKTLMATNRFVCEVCNKGFQREQNLQLHRRGHNLPWKLRQKSTKEVKRKVYLCPEPTCVHHDPARALGDLTGIKKHYSRKHGEKKYKCDKCSKKYAVHSDWKAHSKTCGTREYRCDCGTLFSRRDSFITHRAFCDALAQESARNLNPPSLSSIGSHLLGLSQMSSAQDHQINHQPNLSNHHDILRLGSGGRPSPQFETLVGQGFRPSAGSLPPSPALFLQPQVAMNHEENQSPHGLLPNKPSLHGLMQLPQLQVNNANTSSASTASLFNLSFFPSSSNTTSTMDGSHHSGGGEDHSTLFSSGNLMSIAIPSLYSASHAIQNPSAAHMSATALLQKAAQLGSTTSNPGASSLLKSFGKSSTDDHHSSLDVGHSFAGGSPAAVFGGNINGGGNHLHDLVMNSIANAGGSSSSGTIFGGYSTGNHDDQQESSIGHDHDHHHHQYRGLIRGNSMNPGGGFSSLEQGRLTRDFLGVGEIVRSVREQNNGMDMISSLDSQGKSTGSQSHGFGGGNLNFQ, encoded by the exons ATGGCAGCTTCTTCTTCATCAGCTTTTCTTGCAATGAGAGATGAAAATGAGAACCAGCTtcatcagcagcagcagcagcttaTTTCCTCCGCGCCAGCTTCTCAGCCCCAGGCGGCGTCCGCTTCTTCGTCGATCAAGAAGAGAAGGAATCAGCCTGGAAATCCAA ATCCAGACGCGGAGGTAATTGCACTATCTCCCAAGACCCTAATGGCTACAAACAGGTTTGTGTGTGAGGTTTGCAACAAAGGGTTCCAAAGAGAGCAAAATCTCCAGCTCCACAGAAGAGGACACAACCTGCCGTGGAAGCTAAGGCAGAAGAGTACAAAAGAGGTGAAGAGAAAGGTGTATCTGTGCCCGGAGCCCACTTGCGTCCACCACGACCCGGCCCGAGCCCTCGGAGACCTCACCGGGATCAAGAAGCATTACTCAAGAAAGCATGGTGAGAAGAAGTACAAGTGTGACAAGTGCTCCAAGAAATACGCGGTCCATTCCGACTGGAAAGCCCACTCCAAGACTTGTGGTACTAGGGAGTACCGATGCGACTGTGGCACACTTTTCTCTCG GCGTGACAGCTTCATCACCCACAGGGCTTTCTGCGATGCACTGGCCCAGGAGAGCGCGCGGAACCTGAATCCGCCTTCCTTGAGCAGCATTGGCAGTCACCTATTAGGCCTCTCCCAAATGTCCTCAGCGCAAGATCATCAAATCAATCATCAGCCTAACTTGTCAAATCATCACGACATTCTCCGGTTGGGCAGCGGTGGCAGGCCCAGCCCGCAGTTTGAAACCCTTGTGGGCCAGGGATTTCGTCCTTCGGCTGGAAGCCTGCCACCTTCTCCAGCTCTATTCCTGCAGCCACAAGTGGCAATGAACCATGAGGAAAACCAATCTCCACATGGATTGTTGCCAAACAAGCCCTCACTTCATGGACTCATGCAACTTCCCCAACTCCAGGTTAACAATGCTAACACCTCATCTGCCTCCACAGCCAGTCTCTTCAACCTCAGCTTCTTCCCCAGCAGTAGCAACACCACTAGCACCATGGACGGAAGCCACCACTCCGGTGGCGGAGAAGATCACTCCACCCTCTTCTCATCag GTAATCTCATGAGCATCGCGATCCCCTCACTCTACAGTGCATCGCATGCCATTCAAAACCCGAGCGCCGCACACATGTCGGCAACGGCACTGCTCCAAAAGGCAGCGCAACTGGGCTCAACCACCAGCAACCCCGGCGCTTCCTCTCTGCTGAAAAGCTTTGGAAAGTCATCAACCGACGATCACCACTCGTCCCTCGACGTTGGCCACAGCTTTGCCGGTGGCTCACCAGCAGCAGTCTTCGGGGGGAACATTAATGGCGGAGGCAACCACCTGCATGACTTGGTGATGAACTCCATTGCCAACGCCGGCGGCAGCAGCTCATCAGGAACCATATTCGGCGGTTATAGCACTGGGAATCATGATGATCAGCAAGAGAGCAGTATTGGGCATGatcatgatcatcatcatcatcagtaCAGAGGATTGATCCGTGGTAATAGT GGGAAAGAGCACTGGGTCTCAAAGCCATGGATTTGGAGGGGGGAATTTGAATTTCCAGTGA
- the LOC105156148 gene encoding protein NRT1/ PTR FAMILY 8.3, producing MDTREEERLLLEEGPVESGNESNDGLYTGDGSVDIKGNPVLKSNTGNWRACPFILGTECCERLAYYGIATNLVSYLTKKLHEGNVPAARNVTTWQGTCYLTPLIGAVLADAYWGRYWTIAAFSTIYFIGMCTLTLSATVPSFKPPECVDSICPSATPAQYAIFFFGLYLIALGTGGIKPCVSSFGADQFDDTDSAERVKKGSFFNWFYFSINIGALVSSSLIVWIQDNAGWGLGFGIPALFMGIAIASFFSGTPLYRFQRPGGSPVTRMCQVVVASCRKWNLAVPSDSSLLYETPDKHSAIEGSRKLLHTDELKCLDKAATIADAEAKRGDYSDPWKLCTVTQVEELKILIRMFPIWATGIVFSAVYAQMSTMFVEQGMVMDTSIGSFTIPAASLSTFDVISVIFWVPVYDKVLVPIARKLTGKERGFSELQRMGIGLFISVLCMSAAAVVETRRLAIAKELGVVDDPVAVPLSIFWQIPQYFLLGAAEVFTFIGQLEFFYDQSPDAMRSLCSALSLLTTSLGNYLSSFILTVVTSLTTQGGQIGWIPDNLNEGHLDYFFWLLAGLSFLNMVIYYFCAKRFKSKLAS from the exons AGTGGAAATGAATCAAATGATGGACTATATACTGGTGATGGTTCTGTTGACATTAAGGGAAACCCTGTCTTGAAGAGCAACACTGGAAACTGGAGAGCATGTCCTTTCATTCTGG GGACTGAGTGCTGCGAGCGTTTAGCTTACTATGGAATTGCGACTAATCTTGTTAGTTATCTCACCAAAAAGTTACATGAGGGGAATGTACCTGCTGCTAGAAATGTGACCACTTGGCAAGGCACCTGTTACCTAACTCCCCTTATTGGGGCAGTCCTGGCAGATGCTTACTGGGGAAGATATTGGACAATTGCTGCCTTTTCCACTATTTACTTCATT GGGATGTGCACGTTGACGCTGTCTGCAACCGTACCTTCTTTTAAGCCCCCTGAATGTGTTGACTCCATATGCCCTTCTGCTACACCTGCtcaatatgcaatttttttctttgggcTATATCTTATAGCACTTGGAACAGGAGGGATCAAACCATGTGTTTCATCTTTTGGTGCTGATCAGTTTGATGATACTGACTCTGCAGAGAGAGTTAAAAAGGGTTCCTTTTTCAATTGGTTTTACTTTTCAATCAATATTGGTGCTTTGGTGTCAAGTAGTTTGATCGTGTGGATTCAAGATAATGCAGGATGGGGCCTTGGTTTTGGCATCCCTGCTTTATTTATGGGAATTGCTATAGCAAGCTTCTTTTCAGGCACCCCTCTCTACAGGTTTCAGAGGCCAGGAGGAAGCCCTGTTACAAGAATGTGTCAGGTCGTGGTTGCATCATGCCGTAAATGGAATTTGGCTGTCCCCAGTGATAGTAGCCTTCTCTATGAAACACCAGATAAACACTCTGCAATTGAAGGAAGTCGAAAACTGCTGCATACGGATGAATTAAA GTGCCTTGATAAAGCTGCTACAATTGCTGATGCTGAAGCCAAAAGGGGAGACTATTCCGACCCGTGGAAGCTGTGCACAGTAACCCAAGTCGAGGAATTGAAGATCTTGATACGCATGTTTCCCATCTGGGCTACGGGAATTGTCTTCTCTGCTGTTTATGCTCAAATGTCAACCATGTTTGTTGAGCAGGGCATGGTGATGGATACTTCCATTGGTTCCTTCACGATTCCTGCAGCCTCTCTGTCAACTTTCGATGTCATTAGCGTTATTTTCTGGGTGCCCGTATATGACAAGGTCCTTGTTCCTATCGCCAGAAAGCTCACTGGCAAAGAAAGAGGATTCTCTGAGCTGCAACGCATGGGAATTGGCCTCTTTATCTCGGTCTTGTGCATGTCAGCAGCTGCTGTTGTTGAGACCAGACGTCTGGCAATTGCAAAGGAGCTTGGAGTAGTCGATGACCCAGTGGCAGTACCGTTAAGTATCTTCTGGCAAATACCTCAGTATTTTCTCTTGGGGGCTGCTGAAGTTTTTACGTTCATCGGGCAACTGGAGTTCTTTTACGACCAATCTCCAGACGCCATGCGCAGTTTATGCAGTGCCTTGTCACTCCTCACGACTTCGTTGGGCAATTATTTGAGCTCATTTATTCTGACTGTGGTGACATCTTTAACCACTCAAGGAGGGCAGATTGGTTGGATTCCGGATAACTTGAACGAGGGTCATCttgattatttcttttggCTCCTTGCTGGCCTCAGCTTCCTCAACATGGTGATCTACTATTTTTGCGCTAAAAGATTTAAGTCAAAATTAGCATCATGA